One Cucumis melo cultivar AY chromosome 8, USDA_Cmelo_AY_1.0, whole genome shotgun sequence genomic window, TGAGTTCATCGCCTTCTGTGGCAGATTTCAAACACAATTTCCAGGATTTTAAGAACAAATAACCActcaataaaagaaaatttccaACTCAATATGCAGTTCTCACACTTCATAACTATCGTATATTCTCTGTTCTATTCCCACTTTCTCCGACTACAAACGTAGAAAGCTTTTCAGAGACTCAGTTCCAGGAAATTGCAGAGCATTGGTGAGGCCATCACACATCACCAAATAGTTGTCCAACCATGATTCTTAAAGTTGGTTagtgtagttcttttttttttttattgagttGGGTTGAAAGTTGTATATTTTAGATGGAGTTTGGTTGGTATTGGATtgaataaaattttcaacttaATCCAATTAGAGTATTGGCCGCTAATTTACCTTTTGTGTGGAGAGTGGCCCCAATGTTAGGTCCCGTTAAGATAATGGAAGTTATTCTTTCTGTTTTATAATTATCTTCTCTACGTCTCGATGCAAGTTAATAAAAGGGTAAAtcattgaaattttattttaaatcacaacattatttaaaatatttataaatatagacaACATATTTGTCCATATCTatctattttgttatatttataaatattttagttcattttatcatatttaaaaacaatcctaaatcataataaaaaaatgacaaatccATAAGTAAACTTAGAAAGATATTTGATTTGTTGAGGATACACCATTAGAATTATGAACATTAAACACATGTAATTTAATCTTCTGGAAATAAAATCTAAACgttttttaagaataaaataagTTGCAACaaagagaaattattttaaacaacAATTCGTTGGTAACAAATTCCTAAGTTATTTTATATACAAAAGTACGAACTAGTAAATTGTCTTTGTTTTTGGAACCACGTTCatgaaattttaaatagaaGCATATTTCTCACGATATATATGCCATATTTAAGTTAAGTGCTTAGATTTGTTAATCGGCGAATACTATGCATTTCTTGTATCAATATTAAACTCTCTTAGGATCGTACGTTCTACTATACCTCTTTTTGGTACTAAATCTAAATATTACTATGAATTGCATGGATGCAAATGACGATCAACTATATTAAAACTCCTATGCATTGTTTAACAtctatttttgttatattagtTTGATTTTACATTGACAACAAAACATTTGACTGTAAAATTAATGCAACAAACATAATTTTGTTAATTCTTTAAAGGTACgtgatattttttaaagttcGAATAGGATTAAAGGTTCGAACCTCTCAACGGTTCGATCCACTATAAatgttttattcaaataaaaatatgtCATAGCTAATGACAACCTAAACCATATATTGTAGGTAGTTTTACTCGTATAAAATAATAGAAGCATTATCAATTTGTTGTATACTCTATTTCAAATTTGTTCTAATACATATAAAGTTTGGCACTAACCTAATctataggaaaagaaaaaggtccCAATAATGTAATCCAACTTAAAGTTGGGGGAATTtactaaaaattgaaaaagaaaaaaaatatatatattatcacaTTTCCCTTTCAAATGCATGGTCTAAATTTAAAACCATCACAACATACCCGTGGAGAGAGAAACCAAGCCACCAAagcaataacaataataataacacaaatATGCAAAACCCACaactaaatttataaaaataagattaaaattggactcaaacatataataataattgtaaaaaataaattcataaatgataaaaattaagTTTCCAAACTCCAACTTTAAAACTTGttgtaataataattaaaaaagaagaagaagaagaagaagaagaagaagaagaagaagaagaagaagaaaagaaaagggagggAGAATTGGAGGAAAGAAAAAGGGGGAGGCAAAAATGGAGGGGTAAAGGGACAGAATTGGTCACTGTTGGTATATTGATATCAACAACTCACCGTAAAAGACAAAAGCACTGTTGGACCAACTGGGCCCCTACCACTCTTTTATCCTGGCCCCACTTTTTTCCTCTTTCCCTCACCAACCCAAACCCCAATGCTGCTAAAAacgattattttaaattttaaatttggtcttttttttattattattattattattttgatttatagtTTTTAACCTTTCTacctctttttttattttgagttttGTTGGTACTTTCAAAAGCTTTGTGTTTAGTCTTTCTAGTTTTTGCTTTTCCTAATTTTGATATttgtattatattattattattattattattatataaacgGATGGTCTCTATTTGCCTTTTAATTTAAACTaatcaatttaatatttttattctcACACTAACAACACCATCTAATATCTTAATTGGTTTAAGttcacatattatcataaatttaTGGGGATGAGATGCTATGTTATATTAAAGTTGTCTTTTAAAAAGTATGTTTAATATTCCATATCAACCTTTAATTCTCGATTTTAATAGATTTCAAAGTataaattctaattttcatattttttttaatatatatcttgATATAAATCAACCGtttatgaaatataaagaatatgataatatgtgaatgaaaagaaaaaaagctaAGATTTGTATGGCTTAACTAGCATTGGATTATTACTATCAACTACGAAATCTAAATAGGAAAAATAAGTTCATCAATAAAAACTTGAATCAATAAGGACAAGTTGTATAAATGATATTTAAGCTAAAAATAATTTCACATATAATATAATGATAAGATAATtgcatatataacacaaaacaTTGGTAAAAGATGAAAAAACACATGTTTAATTAccatttcaaatatttatttttgattttttaaaattgaatgatTGTAACTTTCATCATTGATAGTTGTCATCACTAAtaacttttaatttgaaaaatatactatcaattgCTATTATTGATAGGTCTAAAAAGTGATAAAACGAttatgtaaaagaaaataaataaagaaacgaaattgtgattaaaatttgaaataaacaTTATATATAAATGTTAGGGGATATTTGATTAATTTTCCCTCCAAATGAAATGAGATATAAAAAAGGACAAAGATGGAAAGACGAGGTAAAACGAGAAAAACAAATATTtggagaaaaggaaaaaaaatggataaaaGTTGTAAGGATAGAATAGAATAGAGTTAGACccaatattatataattattaaaccaatagtatttttttaaataaacaaaaaaattaaaaaagaaataataatatttttttattacacCACAAAAGATTCCGGGCTCCAACACCCAGCTGCTGGTTATTCTCTTTCCCGTCACTCTCTCTCATTTCCAaaagctttttttttcctttcctctCACCTAAACAGTGCGGTTCTCTCATCTCATCCCCACCGAATTTGGATTTTCCAGGTTcatcttttctctctctctctctctctctctctcgattTCCTTGTTTCTTAAATCCTTCTATTGCGTGTTCTTCTTAGCTCAGTTTTGTCTCATACTCTTCGTTTCTCTACCAAAATTTTGGTCCCATGACTTCTCTGCTCCATACCTTTTAGCTTCTTCCTTGCTTGTGGATCATTTTTCTTTCCTCCTTATCGCTTTTGATTGATTACAGATTGCTGAAGCTTCGGTTCGGATATACTTTGATTGATTTTGTAAGGGTACACTGGCGTTGCTTTGAATTGCTTGGTGGGAGGGGAGGAATCTGTTGCTTCGTTAAATGCTATATAATATACCGGTTTATTTGGTTTTGTTGGTAATAGGGTTAGAGTTGAAATTAGGGTTAGGGGCTTAGATTTTCGGGATCGAAATGCCTCTGGTGGAGGCAATGGTTGCGGATCCTGTTGATGGTATACAGTATTCGTTTGCTAAGGAATATAAAGGTCCACCGGTACCGTATGATCTTCCTCAGGCTCTTCCGATCAACGTGGAGCGGATTCCGGTGGCTGCTGTTGTAGCTGAGGTTCCGTTTACTCATAAAATGTCTTTGCCGGTTGTTCAACCGATTTTAGCGCAGGATGTTATGAGTAAAAAGTTCTCTAAGGAGTTGGAGCCTGCTGTAGGGAAGTCTGTGGTTTCTCCTACATCTGTTATCGCCTTTGATCAGAGTACAGAGGATAGTCGCAGGTGTCTGTCGAAAGAATCAGATTCTGGTTCTGAAAGAACTGTGTCTCCAACTTCGGTTATTGCATTTGAGGACAGAGTAGTGGGTAATCATGGGTGTCAATTGTCTGGTGACTTGAGTAGTTCAGGTGCTTTGGAGTTTTCAAATGGGCAAATTGTTTCTGGCGAATTGTCAGATGTTGGCAACTGCTCGAGGGCTTTTGCCTGCTCATCGATTAGTCATGGAAATTCTTGTGAGTTATTAGGTGACGCTGGGAGCTCTTGCACGATGGAGTTTTCTGGAAGCTTTAATAAATCACAGCGAAGCTCATGTTCTTTGAGAGCTTCAAATTGTCGGAAGGAAAGCATAGATTTCAATGATATCCATCAAGTTGACTGGGTCTCTACAGAATCAGTGCTGAGTTCAGACTATCCGTCTTCCCGGGTTTCATCTATGAAAGTTGTAAATGAGGGAGGTGGTGATGGTAGGCGGTCAGCTGTAACATTTCTTGACCCTGAGTCTGATTATACATATAATGAAGAGTATAGTCAGGATGGGCCAGAAACTCTGCGAATGAGACAAGATTCGctaagaaaaggaaagaaaggatCTTGTTACCGATGCGGCAAGGGGAACCGGTTTACTGAAAAAGAGGTCTGCATCGTCTGTGATGCTAAGTATTGTAGCAACTGCGTACTTAGAGCTATGGGTTCAATGCCTGAAGGTCGCAAATGTGTTACTTGCATAGGTTTTCCTATTGATGAGTCTAAGCGAGGAAATTTGGGAAAATGTCCCAGAATGCTTAAAAGACTACTGAATGACTTGGAGATTCGACAGGTTATGACGGCTGAGAAGTGTTGTGAGGCGAATCAGCTGCCACCAGAGTACGTTTGTGTGAATGGGGAACCTTTATCTTTCGAGGAGCTTTCAATGCTACAGACCTGCCCCAATCCACCAAAGAAGCTAAAACCAGGAAATTATTGGTACGACAAAGTTTCTGGTCTTTGGGGAAAGGTGAATCTTATTACCTtgtgtttcttttattttcttcttgaGACGTAAGTCCTGGTTATGCAACTAAACTTTCTAAGCTGTATAACAGGAAGGACAGAAACCTTCAAAGATTATTACACCTCATCTCAACATTGGTGGGCCTATTAAGGCCGATGCTAGCAATGGAAATACAAAGATTTTTATAAATGGCCGAGAAATTACAAAAGTAGAGCTCCGGATGCTGCAGGTAAATTTCGTAAATGTAACCTTTGTTTCTAGCTAATTAACTTCTAAAACTAAAAGGGAACATTTGATCATTATAGTTGGCTGGAGTTCAATGTGCTGGCAATCCACACTTTTGGGTCAATGAGGATGGATCATACCAGGAGGAGGGTCAGAAGAACACCAAAGGGTACATATGGGGGAAGGTACTATCTTGTGGAAAAGACTATAAATTTAGCTTTTAGCTCACATTCGTAGCATTAACTGGTCATATACTTGTTTTAACTTCTTGATTACATTTTAGGCTGGAACGAAGCTTGTCTGTGCTTTGTTATCACTACCGGTTCCTTCTAAATCTTCAAATTATTCTGGGGAACCAGACAGCAGCCTTGTTTACAGAACTTTTCCTGAGTACCTTGGTCTTCAAAAACTGCTTTTAGTTGGTTATGATGGATCTGGAACAAGTACTATATTCAAGCAGGTAGTCTCTAATTCGTCAATTGGGTACACTGTGTGTCATCTTTTCGTATGTAGTTACCTTTTTATGATATCGTTCTGGTCTCAGTTCTATTTTTTTCCCCTTTCTGAAAGACAATTTTCTCCCCGTGAAACTATTTCTAAAGAAATCCTGATAAGTAATTTCAGCGAAACACATACCCATATCACTAGATTGTCTTAACAAAGTTCCATTGATTGGCTATATTATGAGAATGATGCTCCAGTTATTTGATCTTTGAGATAACTGACTGTACTCTGTCGATTACTTTAGTCGTCTCAGTTTTGTCCACATTACACTCTTTGATTGCGGCAATTTCATTTTCTATATGCTTTTGCAGGCCAAAATTCTATATAAGGATGCACCTTTCTCTAAAGAGGAGCGTGAAATTATTAAGTTGAAGATCCAGAGCAATGTGTACGGATATCTTGGTATAATTCTTGAAGGCCGTGAGCGATTTGAGGAAGACAGTTCGGCTGAAATAAGGAAAAAACTTTCAGATGAAGTTGACCCTGCTGGTAGGAGTTATTATTGATTATTGTCTCATGATCTATTCACGGCATTAGA contains:
- the LOC103484734 gene encoding extra-large guanine nucleotide-binding protein 1 isoform X2, producing the protein MPLVEAMVADPVDGIQYSFAKEYKGPPVPYDLPQALPINVERIPVAAVVAEVPFTHKMSLPVVQPILAQDVMSKKFSKELEPAVGKSVVSPTSVIAFDQSTEDSRRCLSKESDSGSERTVSPTSVIAFEDRVVGNHGCQLSGDLSSSGALEFSNGQIVSGELSDVGNCSRAFACSSISHGNSCELLGDAGSSCTMEFSGSFNKSQRSSCSLRASNCRKESIDFNDIHQVDWVSTESVLSSDYPSSRVSSMKVVNEGGGDGRRSAVTFLDPESDYTYNEEYSQDGPETLRMRQDSLRKGKKGSCYRCGKGNRFTEKEVCIVCDAKYCSNCVLRAMGSMPEGRKCVTCIGFPIDESKRGNLGKCPRMLKRLLNDLEIRQVMTAEKCCEANQLPPEYVCVNGEPLSFEELSMLQTCPNPPKKLKPGNYWYDKVSGLWGKEGQKPSKIITPHLNIGGPIKADASNGNTKIFINGREITKVELRMLQLAGVQCAGNPHFWVNEDGSYQEEGQKNTKGYIWGKAGTKLVCALLSLPVPSKSSNYSGEPDSSLVYRTFPEYLGLQKLLLVGYDGSGTSTIFKQAKILYKDAPFSKEEREIIKLKIQSNVYGYLGIILEGRERFEEDSSAEIRKKLSDEVDPAGSSSVDSDKSMYSIGPRLKAFSDWLLKTMVSGTLETIFPAATREYAPLVEELWNDAAIQATYKRGSELEMLPNVAHYFLERVVDILTTDYEPSDSDILYAEGLISSNGLACVDFSFPQPAPDDDIDTADQHSSLLRYQLIRAHARGIGENCKWLEMFEDIGIVIFCVSLSDYDQFSIDGNGDTVNKMLLSRKFFESLVTHPTFYQMDFLVLLNKYDQFEEKVERVPLTRCEWFNDFHPMISRNRSNSQNNINSSPSLGQLGFHYIAVKFKRLFTSLTGRKLYVSPVKGLEPHSVDAALKYAREIMKWDEERTNFSLSEYSVYSTEESSFSH
- the LOC103484734 gene encoding extra-large guanine nucleotide-binding protein 1 isoform X1, giving the protein MPLVEAMVADPVDGIQYSFAKEYKGPPVPYDLPQALPINVERIPVAAVVAEVPFTHKMSLPVVQPILAQDVMSKKFSKELEPAVGKSVVSPTSVIAFDQSTEDSRRCLSKESDSGSERTVSPTSVIAFEDRVVGNHGCQLSGDLSSSGALEFSNGQIVSGELSDVGNCSRAFACSSISHGNSCELLGDAGSSCTMEFSGSFNKSQRSSCSLRASNCRKESIDFNDIHQVDWVSTESVLSSDYPSSRVSSMKVVNEGGGDGRRSAVTFLDPESDYTYNEEYSQDGPETLRMRQDSLRKGKKGSCYRCGKGNRFTEKEVCIVCDAKYCSNCVLRAMGSMPEGRKCVTCIGFPIDESKRGNLGKCPRMLKRLLNDLEIRQVMTAEKCCEANQLPPEYVCVNGEPLSFEELSMLQTCPNPPKKLKPGNYWYDKVSGLWGKEGQKPSKIITPHLNIGGPIKADASNGNTKIFINGREITKVELRMLQLAGVQCAGNPHFWVNEDGSYQEEGQKNTKGYIWGKAGTKLVCALLSLPVPSKSSNYSGEPDSSLVYRTFPEYLGLQKLLLVGYDGSGTSTIFKQAKILYKDAPFSKEEREIIKLKIQSNVYGYLGIILEGRERFEEDSSAEIRKKLSDEVDPAAGSSSVDSDKSMYSIGPRLKAFSDWLLKTMVSGTLETIFPAATREYAPLVEELWNDAAIQATYKRGSELEMLPNVAHYFLERVVDILTTDYEPSDSDILYAEGLISSNGLACVDFSFPQPAPDDDIDTADQHSSLLRYQLIRAHARGIGENCKWLEMFEDIGIVIFCVSLSDYDQFSIDGNGDTVNKMLLSRKFFESLVTHPTFYQMDFLVLLNKYDQFEEKVERVPLTRCEWFNDFHPMISRNRSNSQNNINSSPSLGQLGFHYIAVKFKRLFTSLTGRKLYVSPVKGLEPHSVDAALKYAREIMKWDEERTNFSLSEYSVYSTEESSFSH